The genomic window CGTCGTGCCGTGGGCGCCGCAGGGCGTCTATGTCAACAAGCCGCTCGCGACCATCGAAGACATGAAGGGCTTGAAGTGGCGCGCCTACAATGTCGGGACCGCGCGCATCGGCGAGCTGGTCGGCGCGCAATCGGTCACGATCCAGGCTGCCGAACTGCCGCAGGCGCTTGCGACCGGCGTCGTGAACTCCTTCATGTCGTCGGGCGGCACGGGCTATGATGCGAAGGCCTGGGAGTCGCTCAAATACTTCTATGACGTGCAGGCCTGGATTCCGAAGGACTACACCTTCGTCAACAAGGCCGCGTTCGAGGCACTCGACAAGCCGACGCAGGAAGCCATCCTCAAAGCAGCCGCGACGGCGGAAACGCGCGGCTGGAAGGCCTGGCAAGACAAGAGCACCTGGTACATCGAACAGCTCAAGGCCAAGGGCATGACGGTGGAGCCGCCGAGCCCCGCGCTGAAGGCCGGCTTCCAGAAGATCGGTGAGCAGCTCACCGCCGACTGGCTCAAGAAGGCAGGGCCCGACGGCCAGGCGCTGATCGACGCCTACAAGAAGATGTGAGACTGGCGATGCCTTCCGCTCACCGCTTTCCGGCGCGTGGGCGGAAGTCTTCTCCTCGATCTCGCGGCAGCCTCACCATGCGTAACTCAGCATGGTTTTGCCGGTATAGGCTCGACACTTCGCTGTCGAAGTTCGCCGTGGCGGACCAGCCGTTGAGGTCGCGCAGCTCGATTGCAACGCCCGTGAGCGCCC from Bradyrhizobium zhanjiangense includes these protein-coding regions:
- a CDS encoding TRAP transporter substrate-binding protein; translation: MISRLVRASLIAGVVMAATPALAQTKWNLPAAYPADNPHSENLVAFAKDVEAATSGKLQITVHPGASLFKAPDIKRAVVTGQAQMGEVLLSIHENEDPLFGVDVVPFLATSFPDAMKLYQASKPAIAKKLDAQGLKLLFVVPWAPQGVYVNKPLATIEDMKGLKWRAYNVGTARIGELVGAQSVTIQAAELPQALATGVVNSFMSSGGTGYDAKAWESLKYFYDVQAWIPKDYTFVNKAAFEALDKPTQEAILKAAATAETRGWKAWQDKSTWYIEQLKAKGMTVEPPSPALKAGFQKIGEQLTADWLKKAGPDGQALIDAYKKM